From a region of the Bacteroidota bacterium genome:
- a CDS encoding T9SS type A sorting domain-containing protein has translation MKKQILSVILFISISFLIHGQSFKWLNGNGSNGSDWGYSVAVHPQGFSFISGWFSDTIQFGSELLISQGETDIFIAHYDSSGNFMWVKHLYGPGTGTGAGLCTDEQGNVFVTGWFTESMHVGSAVIESEGSSDIFTAMYSHAGNFEWVKRAGGESDDYGNRICLNIEGDVIVAGSFRATAEFSGTSKTSWGNRDIFIANYSHDGNFHWVRQAGGTGEDRAYGIASDREGHIAVTGFFTGHAEFGSHNIVSSGIISTYVAWCNPAGEFLWVKAAGGGANDFARGFGIGIDHDMNIYNTGFFSGNLNFTDQDKLSATGGPYDFDIYLSKYNHEGNLLWIVNEGGNDLDQGLDLSVDSMGNVYTTGFFHHNAEFSGMQVSSHGMADTYIGKYNSEGHLQYILSGGSDLNDYGFSIGNDDHGNAIIAGAYTGYCDFGSLAVPGYGNTDIFLLKTGPSYSFIDSKSGLECMNVFPNPCTDYAQVAFTAENPGRYLFQLSNTAGKVIFEKSLYCVNPGDFLFRIPTGNYPAGLYYCRVQGNETIWTRELIVEQ, from the coding sequence ATGAAAAAACAAATTCTATCCGTCATCCTTTTCATTTCGATCAGCTTTCTGATCCATGGCCAAAGTTTCAAATGGCTGAATGGCAATGGTAGCAATGGCTCCGACTGGGGATACTCAGTGGCTGTGCATCCCCAGGGTTTCAGCTTTATAAGCGGATGGTTCTCCGACACCATTCAATTTGGTTCTGAGTTACTTATAAGCCAGGGTGAAACGGATATTTTTATAGCTCATTATGATTCTTCGGGGAATTTTATGTGGGTGAAGCATCTATATGGCCCCGGGACAGGAACCGGAGCCGGTCTGTGCACAGATGAACAGGGAAATGTTTTTGTAACAGGCTGGTTTACCGAATCCATGCATGTAGGAAGTGCAGTAATTGAATCCGAAGGCAGCTCTGATATTTTTACAGCCATGTATTCACATGCAGGAAACTTTGAATGGGTTAAAAGGGCCGGAGGGGAAAGCGATGATTATGGAAACCGCATTTGTTTAAATATTGAGGGCGATGTGATTGTCGCCGGAAGCTTCAGGGCAACGGCTGAGTTCAGTGGGACAAGTAAAACCAGTTGGGGTAACCGTGATATCTTCATTGCCAATTATTCACATGACGGTAATTTCCATTGGGTCAGACAGGCTGGGGGCACCGGAGAGGACCGCGCCTACGGCATTGCATCCGATCGTGAAGGACATATTGCCGTTACAGGATTTTTCACAGGTCATGCAGAATTTGGTTCTCATAATATCGTAAGTTCAGGGATCATCAGTACTTATGTTGCCTGGTGCAATCCGGCCGGAGAGTTCCTCTGGGTTAAAGCTGCCGGAGGTGGTGCCAACGATTTCGCCAGAGGCTTTGGAATCGGTATTGATCATGATATGAATATATACAACACGGGGTTCTTTTCAGGAAACCTGAACTTTACGGACCAGGATAAGCTCTCTGCAACCGGTGGTCCTTATGATTTCGACATCTACCTGTCGAAATATAATCATGAAGGCAATCTTCTCTGGATAGTGAATGAAGGAGGAAACGACCTTGACCAGGGCCTCGATCTGAGTGTAGATTCAATGGGTAATGTTTATACTACAGGATTCTTTCATCACAATGCAGAGTTCTCAGGAATGCAGGTCAGTAGTCATGGCATGGCCGATACGTATATAGGCAAATACAATTCCGAAGGACACTTACAATACATTCTCAGCGGAGGCAGCGATTTGAATGATTATGGATTTTCCATCGGGAATGATGATCACGGCAATGCCATTATAGCCGGAGCATACACGGGTTATTGTGATTTTGGAAGCCTGGCTGTACCCGGGTATGGCAATACAGATATCTTCCTGTTGAAAACCGGTCCGTCATATTCCTTTATCGATTCCAAATCCGGATTGGAGTGTATGAATGTTTTCCCAAATCCATGCACTGACTATGCACAAGTCGCTTTTACTGCGGAAAATCCCGGCCGGTACCTATTCCAGCTTAGCAATACTGCCGGAAAAGTGATTTTTGAAAAATCTCTATATTGTGTCAATCCTGGTGATTTTCTATTCAGGATCCCAACCGGAAATTATCCTGCAGGTCTGTATTACTGCCGGGTGCAGGGAAATGAAACGATATGGACAAGAGAACTGATCGTTGAACAATAA